The following proteins come from a genomic window of Pirellula staleyi DSM 6068:
- a CDS encoding caspase family protein → MNLLVAIAADSFLDSTIDSLPHAAHDAESFAKVLESLAYSADDRIVLTGTSATKTTIESKLRRLVKSLKADDALCLLWIGKGFAIDGLSYVACHDTDPDDPEGTSVALDSVLRQLQSAPCKQTLVLLDTSYGPLTDPATTNLEPCIEIQELAELLGEEPRMVVIGSAAAQELSLPLTATGHSLWMHHLLEAFAGKALPRKTKLTVAALLGYFSEQFPRTISTAFASKKSQNPWFLPKSTAKVLLADLAGASGENSDHAELSREQVRGIILQSKRPISVKGLSGYRKGMQIPDRASSSSQAFLFSLAKEEIEADLKAVFANLRQNFKFKRADIQLDNVGDGTGTITTPYFNYSIQLELEDGNTHVVIFHRLIDAIKDPDKIFSLPFAQVFQSTFDTAVIGVPEKLDLEALVDRLEDLENDKIQLDYDPDLTSCTLRLAGVVGEIEITADAITIVNHRADAPRQLLRSFLDLQKLLTSSGSTPLLPFGDE, encoded by the coding sequence ATGAATTTGCTCGTCGCCATCGCAGCCGATAGTTTTCTCGATTCCACGATCGATTCACTTCCACATGCCGCGCATGATGCTGAGTCGTTTGCCAAAGTCTTGGAATCGCTCGCTTACTCCGCCGATGATCGCATCGTCCTGACCGGCACTTCGGCCACCAAAACGACTATCGAATCGAAATTGCGGCGACTGGTGAAGAGCCTCAAGGCCGACGATGCACTCTGCCTCCTATGGATCGGCAAAGGGTTTGCTATCGATGGCCTCAGCTACGTTGCCTGTCACGATACCGACCCCGATGACCCCGAAGGAACCAGCGTAGCGCTCGATTCGGTCTTGCGTCAGTTGCAGTCGGCACCCTGTAAGCAAACGCTCGTGCTCCTCGATACCTCTTACGGCCCCCTCACCGATCCAGCGACGACCAATCTCGAGCCCTGTATCGAAATTCAAGAGCTCGCGGAATTGCTCGGTGAAGAACCACGCATGGTGGTGATCGGGTCGGCTGCGGCCCAGGAACTCTCGCTCCCGCTCACTGCCACAGGGCATTCTCTCTGGATGCATCACCTGCTTGAAGCCTTCGCGGGGAAAGCATTGCCGCGTAAAACGAAGCTGACCGTCGCTGCCTTGCTCGGTTACTTTAGCGAGCAATTTCCGCGAACGATTTCGACAGCCTTTGCCTCGAAAAAGTCGCAGAATCCTTGGTTCTTACCCAAGTCGACCGCCAAAGTGCTGCTGGCCGATCTGGCAGGCGCCTCAGGCGAAAATAGCGACCACGCGGAACTGTCGCGCGAGCAAGTGCGTGGAATCATCCTGCAATCGAAACGACCGATCAGCGTGAAAGGGCTTTCTGGTTATCGCAAAGGGATGCAGATTCCCGATCGCGCCAGTAGTTCGTCGCAAGCCTTTTTGTTTTCGCTCGCGAAAGAAGAAATCGAAGCCGACTTGAAGGCCGTCTTCGCGAATCTCCGTCAGAACTTCAAGTTCAAGCGGGCCGATATTCAGCTCGACAACGTCGGAGATGGAACCGGCACGATCACGACCCCTTACTTCAATTACTCGATTCAGCTCGAGCTCGAGGATGGCAACACCCACGTGGTGATATTCCATCGGCTGATCGATGCCATTAAAGATCCCGACAAGATTTTCTCGCTCCCCTTTGCGCAGGTGTTTCAGTCGACATTTGACACGGCGGTGATCGGGGTGCCCGAAAAGCTTGATCTCGAGGCACTCGTCGATCGGCTCGAGGACCTCGAAAACGACAAAATTCAGCTCGACTACGATCCCGACCTCACAAGTTGCACGCTTCGGTTGGCTGGGGTCGTCGGAGAGATTGAAATCACAGCCGATGCCATCACGATTGTGAATCACCGAGCCGATGCGCCTCGCCAGTTGCTAAGGTCGTTTCTCGACTTGCAGAAACTCCTGACCTCCTCCGGTTCCACGCCACTCTTGCCCTTCGGCGACGAATAA
- a CDS encoding tetratricopeptide repeat protein: protein MSRPMNFGIRTLLFALASALLCIAFPLSPAHLAAQEPAEEAEAGSPARGSLVEDRAARKLLEAGDARLDAEETDKAVEIWKSVIERYPRSKHRFEASLRLGNFYLDRERAYDRARPYFESVAAEENRDEAQRAEATLKLGICYYHARNYGKCFQIMRDVIEDYPVSPQVNEAYYYIGLGHFQLGHYSRAISALEKVGTTLSSDTEAGEKLEAGKRLFLKIEDADLAVLEPDQPIKVLCKTTSGDEETADCFPVGRNVRLVLGSIGSRLGSPVPGNGTLEVRGGDRVNVTYVDEHTADKKLKVPVLKDVLVVGTANAAITDGAYAETVNGVVLGKSVNIRLSDADRDTSPQSDTLKVLVEVYRRKTEVEIEEELVKLAQTQPAVPAEKPADDLPEDAAALEVPKLKLIDSLEITLNEVIPAVVVSERPTVSSSTDPAAPAQPTVDQKTDSAIHSGLFHGSVPLLKAEQVVAGNDTLEAAPQDIVRITYLDESHSRDGIRQVQAEAACLEGSIGGVRVTKTEISDQELKIQTQLKTADALTQIGNRYKEFGLKDKATEKYNQALTMCDEIAIDARKLGGSLLEQTYVQLWNIYFAMDKLDLAAAMCQRLQTEFPESGFVDDALLQLAEVARTQGELQRAIGIFSRLVSMQTSTLRGEAQFGVALCYDDMSAKAEPAAAAQLQDRAFQEYKKVYDEFPDSGRVGEAVAKMANYYYIQKDYARAVDTFETVLASQPDAKFLDVILFNYGRCLYRMERKAEARQRFDQLISEFPESPLAADAKKISDALVKSGF from the coding sequence ATGTCGCGCCCGATGAACTTCGGAATTCGTACGCTGCTCTTCGCGCTCGCCTCTGCTCTGCTCTGCATAGCTTTTCCGCTCTCGCCAGCGCATCTCGCGGCGCAAGAGCCCGCTGAAGAAGCGGAAGCTGGCTCCCCCGCGCGGGGCTCGCTCGTGGAAGACCGGGCTGCTCGTAAGTTGCTCGAAGCTGGCGACGCGCGACTCGATGCCGAGGAAACCGACAAGGCGGTCGAGATTTGGAAATCGGTGATCGAGCGTTATCCGCGCAGCAAGCATCGTTTTGAAGCTTCGCTGCGACTGGGGAACTTCTACCTCGATCGCGAACGAGCCTACGATCGAGCCCGTCCCTATTTCGAATCGGTGGCCGCCGAAGAGAACCGCGATGAAGCGCAGCGCGCGGAAGCAACCCTGAAACTCGGCATCTGCTACTACCATGCTCGCAACTATGGCAAATGCTTTCAGATCATGCGCGATGTGATCGAAGACTATCCGGTCAGCCCCCAGGTGAACGAAGCGTACTACTACATTGGGCTCGGTCACTTTCAACTCGGACACTACAGCCGAGCCATCTCCGCTCTCGAGAAAGTCGGAACGACTCTCTCGAGCGATACCGAAGCCGGGGAGAAACTTGAAGCGGGTAAGCGACTCTTCTTGAAAATCGAAGATGCCGATCTGGCTGTCCTCGAACCCGATCAGCCGATCAAGGTGCTCTGCAAAACGACGAGTGGCGACGAAGAAACAGCCGACTGTTTTCCTGTTGGTCGAAATGTCCGGCTCGTGCTCGGTTCCATCGGATCGCGGCTCGGTTCCCCGGTTCCTGGCAACGGCACGCTGGAAGTTCGTGGCGGTGATCGTGTGAACGTCACTTATGTCGACGAACATACAGCCGACAAAAAACTGAAAGTGCCCGTCCTGAAGGATGTGCTGGTGGTTGGAACTGCCAATGCCGCGATTACCGACGGTGCTTACGCCGAAACTGTCAACGGTGTTGTTCTCGGGAAGAGCGTCAACATTCGCCTGAGCGATGCCGACCGCGATACCTCGCCGCAGTCCGACACGCTGAAAGTGCTCGTCGAAGTCTATCGCCGAAAAACGGAAGTCGAGATCGAAGAAGAACTCGTCAAACTCGCCCAAACTCAGCCAGCGGTTCCAGCTGAGAAACCAGCCGACGATCTTCCCGAAGATGCCGCAGCGCTCGAAGTACCGAAACTGAAACTGATCGATTCGCTCGAAATCACCTTAAACGAAGTGATTCCCGCTGTGGTGGTGAGTGAGCGACCCACGGTCAGTTCGTCCACCGATCCTGCAGCTCCCGCACAGCCGACGGTCGATCAGAAAACAGATAGTGCCATCCATAGCGGGCTCTTTCATGGCTCAGTGCCGCTACTGAAGGCCGAGCAAGTCGTTGCCGGGAATGACACCCTCGAAGCAGCGCCGCAAGATATTGTCCGGATCACCTATCTCGACGAATCGCACAGCCGCGATGGAATTCGTCAGGTACAGGCCGAAGCTGCTTGTCTCGAGGGGAGCATCGGTGGTGTACGTGTCACCAAGACTGAAATCTCCGATCAAGAGCTGAAGATTCAAACGCAGCTGAAGACAGCCGACGCCCTTACGCAAATTGGGAATCGCTACAAGGAATTCGGCCTCAAGGATAAAGCGACCGAGAAGTACAACCAGGCACTCACGATGTGCGACGAGATTGCCATCGACGCTCGCAAACTGGGTGGAAGTCTGCTGGAACAGACCTACGTGCAGCTGTGGAACATCTACTTCGCGATGGACAAGCTCGACCTGGCAGCCGCGATGTGTCAGCGTCTGCAAACCGAGTTCCCTGAGAGTGGATTCGTCGATGATGCGCTGCTGCAACTGGCCGAAGTCGCCCGGACTCAAGGGGAACTGCAACGAGCGATCGGCATCTTCTCGCGGCTCGTGTCGATGCAAACGAGCACCCTTCGCGGGGAGGCTCAGTTTGGCGTGGCTTTGTGCTACGACGACATGTCGGCGAAGGCCGAACCTGCCGCGGCAGCTCAGCTGCAAGATCGCGCGTTTCAAGAGTACAAAAAAGTGTACGACGAGTTTCCCGATAGTGGTCGCGTTGGTGAAGCGGTCGCCAAGATGGCCAACTACTACTACATCCAAAAAGATTACGCTCGCGCGGTCGACACGTTTGAAACTGTGCTCGCAAGCCAACCTGACGCCAAATTTCTCGACGTCATTTTGTTCAACTACGGCCGCTGCCTCTATCGCATGGAGCGCAAGGCCGAAGCTCGACAACGTTTCGACCAACTCATCAGCGAGTTCCCCGAGAGCCCGCTTGCAGCCGACGCGAAGAAGATTTCCGACGCCCTCGTGAAGTCGGGCTTCTAA
- a CDS encoding VOC family protein: MKFAYTILYVNDVTASIEFYERAFGMTRRFVHESNTYAELETEGTTLSFAQHDLARSNLPIDFVKSSLQQAPAGFEIGISTDDVPAAYALAIAAGATPLAEPKTKPWGQVVAYVRDLDGVLVELCTPMGL; encoded by the coding sequence ATGAAATTTGCCTACACGATTTTGTACGTCAACGATGTCACCGCCTCGATTGAGTTCTACGAGCGAGCTTTTGGCATGACGCGCCGCTTCGTACACGAGAGCAATACGTACGCGGAACTCGAAACGGAGGGGACGACCCTTTCGTTTGCTCAGCACGATCTGGCTCGGTCGAATTTGCCGATCGATTTTGTGAAGAGTTCGCTGCAGCAAGCTCCCGCCGGTTTTGAGATTGGTATCTCGACCGACGATGTGCCAGCGGCTTATGCCCTGGCGATTGCTGCTGGCGCTACGCCACTGGCAGAGCCCAAAACCAAACCTTGGGGGCAGGTGGTCGCATATGTACGCGACCTCGATGGGGTGCTAGTCGAGCTTTGCACCCCGATGGGCCTGTAG
- a CDS encoding DUF1553 domain-containing protein, with amino-acid sequence MPMSFSSGNFTTGIRSFLVVALLALGSTASARNPLDAVVDRENQEAGITTAAMPVVGDHIFLRRIYVDLIGRIPTEAEVREFAAMPAQTRREQLIDKLLADPRFADRWTMFYADMLRIRSEASGGAALIAYVHNAISTGMPYDQMAQKLISTNGKAGKTPEAGFILGDDADPLAMASITSQVFLGVRIGCAQCHDHPFDVWTRRDFYDMAAFFGRTRRFESQLTRVVFATETEQTSILWPPEGEAEMKDRKALEPRFPFQMIDFSGKPEYVVRMEKVRAAKEAAKPKPTGPTVDDLLEDSSAKVASRASGSFGEELATQEAKKDIRKIDIQAGLYKASDLRSQLARQITDPRNRFFARSFVNRVWKTMVGRGFVEPVDDFRDDNPAAHPAALDYLAEEFVASDYDLRTLVKLVATSDAYQRGHAPQEIEEVTRMELEAALLATPVRRMLAESLYDSIVTAGHLFTPKHSPGRNERTITEVVRTPKAKPGETGKPVAQLLAGNNKPAMMAPGMAGMSGPKVMQADGSYALEDAIELDFGKLLAEQDEPEVEVEAMAVMSKEELEAQRMAMERMNRGGGGMEYDEKIVKRVVDENPVFTTSLRMQSPAPDGHFLRVFGQPNRSDLGDLRDDSASMRQALMMLNGRLTHEAARVGDLEPIYGLLRGKDQNLDAAIKLAYLEILTRRPSADELAESREMITGAPTVEEGMADLRWVLINCNEFRFLP; translated from the coding sequence ATGCCAATGAGTTTCAGCTCCGGGAATTTCACCACGGGGATTCGATCGTTTCTGGTCGTTGCACTTTTGGCCCTCGGTTCCACAGCCTCGGCTCGCAATCCGCTCGATGCCGTCGTCGACCGCGAGAATCAAGAGGCTGGTATCACCACGGCAGCGATGCCGGTGGTGGGTGACCATATCTTCCTCCGCCGCATTTACGTCGATCTGATCGGTCGCATTCCGACCGAAGCCGAAGTTCGCGAATTCGCCGCGATGCCTGCTCAAACCCGTCGCGAGCAGCTGATCGACAAACTTCTGGCCGACCCTCGCTTCGCCGACCGCTGGACGATGTTCTACGCCGACATGCTCCGCATCCGTAGCGAAGCGAGCGGCGGTGCTGCCCTGATTGCCTACGTCCACAATGCCATCTCCACCGGCATGCCTTACGACCAGATGGCTCAAAAGCTGATCTCCACCAACGGCAAAGCAGGCAAGACTCCTGAAGCAGGATTCATCCTCGGGGACGACGCTGATCCTCTCGCGATGGCGAGCATCACATCCCAAGTGTTTCTCGGAGTTCGGATCGGCTGTGCCCAGTGTCACGATCATCCCTTCGATGTCTGGACTCGCCGCGACTTCTACGACATGGCTGCCTTCTTCGGCCGCACACGTCGTTTCGAAAGTCAGCTGACTCGCGTGGTCTTCGCTACCGAAACCGAACAAACCAGCATCCTCTGGCCGCCGGAAGGCGAAGCTGAAATGAAGGATCGCAAGGCACTGGAGCCACGTTTTCCGTTCCAAATGATCGACTTCAGTGGCAAGCCCGAGTATGTCGTTCGGATGGAGAAAGTGCGTGCCGCCAAGGAAGCTGCCAAGCCCAAGCCCACCGGCCCCACAGTCGATGATTTGCTCGAAGATTCATCGGCGAAGGTCGCCAGCCGAGCGAGTGGTAGCTTCGGCGAGGAACTCGCCACGCAAGAGGCTAAGAAAGATATTCGTAAGATCGATATCCAAGCTGGTCTCTACAAAGCGAGTGATTTGCGATCGCAGCTCGCTCGTCAAATCACCGATCCTCGCAATCGTTTCTTCGCCCGCTCGTTCGTCAACCGTGTGTGGAAGACGATGGTGGGGCGTGGTTTTGTCGAACCAGTCGACGACTTCCGCGACGACAATCCAGCGGCTCATCCAGCCGCCTTGGACTATCTGGCCGAAGAGTTTGTCGCCAGCGACTACGACCTCCGAACGCTCGTCAAACTGGTCGCCACCAGCGATGCCTATCAGCGTGGCCACGCGCCACAGGAAATCGAAGAAGTGACCCGCATGGAACTCGAAGCAGCTCTGCTGGCGACTCCTGTTCGGCGCATGCTCGCGGAATCGCTCTACGACAGCATCGTGACTGCTGGGCACCTTTTCACCCCCAAACATTCCCCCGGACGTAACGAGCGGACGATCACCGAAGTGGTCCGTACCCCGAAGGCGAAACCAGGAGAGACGGGCAAGCCGGTCGCTCAACTCCTCGCTGGAAATAACAAACCAGCGATGATGGCTCCCGGGATGGCTGGAATGAGTGGCCCCAAGGTGATGCAGGCCGATGGATCGTATGCTCTCGAAGATGCGATTGAACTCGACTTCGGAAAACTGCTCGCCGAGCAAGACGAACCCGAAGTGGAAGTCGAAGCGATGGCGGTGATGTCGAAAGAAGAACTGGAAGCGCAGCGGATGGCCATGGAACGAATGAATCGTGGTGGCGGGGGGATGGAATACGACGAGAAGATCGTCAAGCGAGTGGTCGATGAGAACCCCGTCTTCACGACGTCGCTCCGCATGCAGTCGCCAGCTCCCGATGGACACTTCCTCCGCGTTTTTGGTCAGCCGAATCGTAGCGACCTGGGTGACTTGCGCGACGACAGCGCGTCGATGCGTCAAGCGCTGATGATGCTCAACGGACGTCTCACGCACGAAGCAGCCCGGGTTGGCGACCTCGAACCGATTTACGGTCTGCTGCGTGGCAAAGACCAAAACCTCGACGCCGCGATCAAACTGGCATACCTCGAGATCCTGACGCGTCGTCCGTCGGCTGATGAACTCGCTGAAAGCCGCGAGATGATCACCGGCGCACCGACCGTTGAAGAAGGCATGGCCGATTTGCGCTGGGTCCTCATCAACTGCAATGAGTTCCGGTTTCTGCCGTAA
- a CDS encoding DUF1501 domain-containing protein gives MSTGCRDYHMTRRALMAAGGASLLGMNVHQLLAMSGKSHAAKCEHVILFWNGGGMSHIDTWDPKPGRPTGGELAPIKTSVSGIEISEAFPKVASQMKHATLIRSIAGTQGDHGRASYNLQTSYLPGPNLVHPGMGSVAAHELPPLGDLPAYISISGMAPRAGYLGQKCEAYFVPSPGDKDPYLAFPEGIVNERGNKRLETLAKFNARFNGSSTDERLSSAQTSIDDAVRLMRSPALEAFELGKVPKETIDRYGNTPFGRGALLAKRLVEKGVRFVQINRGGFDTHSNNFPAMRDHGEVMDPGLGSLIEDLAASGMLEKTMVIMLSEFGRTPRINKDAGRDHWANVFSCFMAGGGIRGGQVIGSSDEDGAEPKDRPVKVQDLHASICHALGIDPDKEVMTPLERPMRLVDQGKKIDELFA, from the coding sequence ATGTCCACTGGCTGCCGTGATTATCACATGACGCGCCGCGCCTTGATGGCCGCTGGCGGAGCCTCCCTGCTGGGCATGAATGTGCATCAGCTCCTCGCAATGTCGGGCAAGAGCCACGCCGCCAAATGCGAACATGTGATTCTGTTCTGGAACGGCGGTGGTATGTCGCACATCGATACCTGGGATCCCAAGCCAGGGCGTCCCACCGGTGGCGAACTGGCCCCGATCAAGACATCGGTGAGTGGCATCGAAATCTCTGAAGCCTTTCCCAAAGTGGCTTCGCAAATGAAGCACGCCACGCTGATTCGCTCGATCGCCGGAACGCAAGGCGATCACGGACGGGCGTCGTACAACCTTCAAACCAGCTACCTGCCTGGTCCGAACCTTGTTCACCCAGGCATGGGTTCAGTGGCAGCTCACGAGCTTCCCCCGCTCGGCGATTTGCCAGCTTACATTTCGATCAGTGGCATGGCTCCACGGGCTGGCTATCTGGGTCAGAAGTGCGAAGCTTATTTCGTCCCCAGTCCGGGCGACAAAGATCCCTACTTGGCCTTCCCGGAAGGGATTGTGAACGAGCGCGGCAATAAGCGGCTCGAAACACTCGCGAAATTCAATGCCCGCTTCAATGGTAGTAGCACCGACGAACGCTTGAGCAGCGCTCAGACCTCGATCGACGATGCTGTCCGTCTGATGCGGAGCCCAGCCCTCGAGGCGTTCGAACTCGGGAAGGTTCCGAAAGAGACGATCGATCGCTACGGCAATACTCCGTTTGGTCGTGGCGCACTTCTGGCCAAGCGACTGGTCGAAAAGGGTGTTCGCTTCGTACAAATCAATCGTGGTGGTTTCGACACGCACTCCAACAACTTCCCCGCGATGCGCGATCATGGCGAAGTGATGGATCCAGGTCTCGGCTCGCTGATTGAAGACCTCGCTGCCAGTGGCATGCTCGAGAAAACGATGGTGATCATGCTCAGCGAATTTGGTCGGACCCCACGCATCAACAAAGATGCGGGGCGCGATCACTGGGCCAATGTCTTCAGCTGCTTCATGGCTGGTGGTGGTATTCGTGGTGGTCAAGTCATCGGTTCGTCGGATGAAGATGGTGCCGAACCCAAGGATCGTCCCGTGAAGGTGCAAGACCTCCACGCATCGATCTGTCATGCCCTCGGCATCGACCCCGACAAGGAAGTGATGACCCCACTTGAGCGCCCAATGCGACTCGTGGATCAAGGCAAAAAGATCGACGAACTGTTCGCGTAA
- the pstB gene encoding phosphate ABC transporter ATP-binding protein PstB, producing the protein MSNVPTKPVSTPPAESNDFPGRGDPRLIDASKLKAEVKNVSFFYGTKQVLHSVSLPIPQHTITALIGPSGCGKSTLLRCFNRMHDLYPGNHYEGEIMLQPSGIDQAPINILSPDVDPMEMRLRTGMVFQKPNPFPKSIYENVAYGLRLRFINNRSVLNERVEFALRSAALWDEVKDRLHHSAFKLSGGQQQRLCVARALATDPELLLLDEPTSALDPIATSRIEDMMFALKHKVTILIVTHNMEQAARCADFTSFMYLGQMIERGHTSQIFQTPKNPLTEKYLTGSFG; encoded by the coding sequence ATGAGCAACGTTCCCACCAAACCAGTATCCACTCCGCCGGCTGAGTCGAACGACTTTCCCGGGCGTGGCGATCCGCGTTTGATCGACGCCAGCAAGCTCAAGGCCGAAGTGAAGAACGTCAGTTTCTTCTACGGCACCAAGCAGGTGCTCCATAGCGTGAGCTTGCCCATTCCGCAGCACACCATCACTGCTTTAATCGGACCTTCAGGATGCGGCAAAAGCACGCTGCTGCGTTGCTTTAACCGGATGCACGATCTTTACCCAGGAAATCACTACGAGGGGGAAATCATGCTGCAACCAAGCGGCATCGACCAGGCCCCCATCAACATCCTCAGCCCCGATGTCGACCCGATGGAGATGCGTCTCCGCACCGGCATGGTTTTTCAAAAACCGAATCCGTTTCCGAAGTCGATCTACGAGAACGTGGCCTATGGCTTGCGGCTGCGATTTATCAATAACCGTTCGGTGCTTAATGAACGGGTCGAGTTTGCTCTCCGTTCAGCCGCCTTGTGGGACGAAGTGAAAGACCGACTGCATCATTCGGCGTTCAAACTTTCAGGTGGTCAGCAGCAGCGATTGTGCGTCGCTCGAGCGCTGGCAACTGATCCTGAACTACTTTTGCTCGACGAACCGACCTCGGCACTCGATCCGATTGCGACATCACGCATCGAAGACATGATGTTCGCGCTCAAACACAAAGTGACGATCTTGATCGTCACGCACAACATGGAACAAGCGGCCCGCTGTGCCGACTTCACCAGTTTCATGTACCTCGGGCAAATGATCGAACGTGGTCACACGTCGCAGATATTCCAAACGCCCAAAAATCCGCTGACGGAAAAATATCTCACCGGCAGTTTCGGCTAG
- a CDS encoding DUF2726 domain-containing protein: MGQLLIDNWPLLLFLLVAAVLLIIAMASLRDGPMPYERRGVLLTPAEINFLRTLQIAVRDDWQIFSMVRLADLIKVRAKTRKFQTWQNRIAGKHIDFVICDNDTLEVKLAIELDDSSHRRPDRQERDRFVNAALAAAGLPLLRIKVEEQYETALLRKDIEDALGIVRKKRR, from the coding sequence ATGGGTCAGCTGCTAATCGATAATTGGCCGCTGCTGCTGTTTCTATTGGTGGCGGCGGTCCTCCTCATTATTGCCATGGCGTCGCTGCGCGATGGTCCGATGCCTTACGAGCGGCGCGGCGTTCTGCTCACGCCAGCCGAGATCAATTTCCTCCGCACGCTGCAAATAGCGGTGCGCGACGACTGGCAAATATTCTCCATGGTCCGGCTGGCCGATCTGATTAAGGTGCGCGCCAAAACACGCAAGTTTCAAACCTGGCAAAACCGCATCGCGGGCAAACATATCGACTTTGTGATTTGCGACAACGACACGCTGGAAGTCAAACTGGCGATTGAACTTGACGACAGTTCGCATCGACGCCCCGATCGGCAAGAACGGGATCGATTTGTGAACGCGGCCCTCGCCGCAGCTGGCCTTCCCCTGCTGCGTATCAAGGTCGAAGAGCAATACGAAACCGCCCTGCTCCGTAAGGACATCGAGGACGCCCTCGGAATCGTCCGTAAAAAACGACGGTAA
- a CDS encoding HD-GYP domain-containing protein: MRTVAENYRLSPVSDTALQAELTKLAISLRDAFGVAFSLWHRETGELLYVSLQQPGSNDPIRGELVRAIVGNEPQFLADEDSVAVLAVPLQTPCGVPVAATAVFALRQVDFSENLHAASEVLGLSHDRAASWINRQIIWPANALIRLAASVQSQSLALAEVSRLQNEVEKLSTSLASTYEEICLLHGVTQNLRISSDEYKLCGLVIDWLLDCVPAEWAAIQLLPVVEAGQNTYKARTAPQLIASSHCPLSSDEFSKLVEYLQLEPSAGPVVVNRGVTGEANWPFANIHELIVVPMAEGDRALGWLAVFNHVESLEFGTVEASLLSSVGAMLGIHSSNRDLYREQSEFLATVVRALTSAIDAKDPYTCGHSDRVARISVRLAKELGCDPETLHTLYMSGLLHDIGKIGIDDAVLRKPGMLTDEEFEHIKQHPELGYRILADIKQLSDVLPAVLHHHEQWDGRGYPFKLASEQIPLIARIVAVADAFDAMSSDRPYRKGMPEEKVHDVFRRGAGKQWDPAVIEAFFTAREDIRAICSSERANLSLDVEQWT, translated from the coding sequence ATGCGAACTGTCGCCGAGAACTACCGACTCTCTCCTGTCAGCGATACCGCGCTGCAAGCAGAGCTCACCAAGCTGGCCATCTCGCTTCGAGATGCGTTTGGCGTGGCGTTCTCCCTTTGGCACCGCGAGACGGGGGAATTGCTCTACGTCTCTCTCCAGCAGCCAGGCAGTAACGATCCGATTCGTGGTGAATTGGTCCGGGCGATTGTCGGCAACGAACCCCAGTTCCTGGCCGACGAAGATTCCGTGGCTGTGCTCGCCGTGCCGCTCCAAACGCCGTGTGGCGTTCCTGTGGCAGCGACCGCCGTGTTCGCACTTCGGCAAGTCGATTTTAGCGAAAACCTGCACGCCGCCTCCGAAGTCCTCGGACTCTCGCACGACCGCGCGGCGAGCTGGATCAACCGACAAATCATATGGCCTGCCAATGCCCTGATTCGACTGGCCGCAAGTGTGCAGTCGCAGTCATTGGCCCTCGCCGAAGTTTCGCGTCTGCAAAATGAAGTCGAGAAGCTCTCAACCAGCCTCGCCTCTACCTACGAAGAGATTTGCCTGCTTCACGGGGTGACCCAAAACTTGCGAATCTCGAGCGACGAATACAAACTGTGCGGATTGGTAATCGATTGGCTGCTCGACTGCGTCCCCGCCGAGTGGGCTGCGATCCAGTTATTGCCGGTCGTTGAAGCGGGGCAAAATACTTATAAGGCACGCACCGCGCCCCAGCTGATCGCAAGTTCGCATTGCCCCCTTTCGAGCGACGAGTTTTCGAAGCTCGTCGAGTACTTGCAGCTCGAGCCTTCTGCTGGGCCAGTCGTGGTGAATCGTGGCGTCACCGGTGAAGCCAATTGGCCCTTTGCCAATATTCACGAACTGATTGTGGTCCCGATGGCCGAAGGGGATCGAGCCCTGGGCTGGCTCGCGGTGTTTAATCACGTCGAGTCGCTGGAGTTTGGTACGGTCGAAGCGAGTTTGCTTAGCAGTGTCGGCGCCATGCTCGGCATTCACAGCAGCAACCGCGACCTCTATCGCGAGCAGTCTGAATTTCTCGCCACCGTGGTGCGAGCACTCACCTCGGCTATCGATGCCAAAGACCCGTACACCTGCGGTCATAGCGATCGTGTGGCCCGAATTTCGGTGCGGCTGGCTAAAGAACTCGGCTGCGATCCAGAAACGCTCCATACCCTCTACATGTCGGGACTGCTGCACGATATTGGCAAGATCGGCATCGACGACGCTGTGCTCCGTAAACCGGGGATGCTGACCGATGAAGAGTTCGAGCATATCAAACAGCATCCTGAACTCGGCTATCGCATTCTGGCCGATATCAAGCAACTTTCCGACGTGCTTCCAGCGGTGCTGCACCACCACGAGCAGTGGGATGGCCGCGGCTATCCGTTCAAACTAGCGAGTGAGCAAATCCCGCTGATCGCCCGCATTGTGGCAGTGGCGGATGCTTTCGACGCCATGTCGAGCGATCGTCCTTATCGCAAGGGAATGCCTGAAGAAAAGGTGCACGATGTCTTTCGTCGGGGCGCTGGCAAGCAGTGGGATCCCGCAGTCATCGAGGCGTTCTTCACCGCCCGCGAAGATATCCGCGCCATCTGCAGCAGCGAACGCGCGAACCTCTCCCTCGACGTCGAGCAGTGGACTTAA